A single region of the Psychrobacter alimentarius genome encodes:
- a CDS encoding universal stress protein yields the protein MSYEHILLVTDLLSDADIVAQKAKRIVENRPNAKLSVLHIVKDTMVGFGYELVPASSLYDQIDDERCQEARAKLAQFLDRNELHDVNSEVTTAISNSEGIVNYCHKHEVDLLVIGRHNRHGIAAWLSGATADNILPNVPCDSLVVRLDKPVNE from the coding sequence ATGAGTTACGAACATATATTATTGGTCACTGACTTGCTCTCTGATGCCGATATAGTCGCCCAAAAAGCCAAACGCATCGTGGAGAATCGTCCTAATGCCAAGTTATCGGTATTGCATATTGTGAAAGACACCATGGTTGGCTTCGGCTATGAACTGGTGCCAGCCTCAAGCTTATACGATCAGATTGATGATGAACGTTGCCAAGAAGCGCGTGCCAAGCTGGCACAGTTTTTGGATCGCAATGAGCTACACGACGTCAATTCTGAGGTGACCACGGCCATCTCTAACAGTGAAGGTATCGTCAATTATTGCCACAAACATGAAGTTGATCTATTGGTCATCGGTCGTCACAATCGACATGGCATTGCCGCATGGCTCAGCGGCGCTACCGCAGACAACATCCTGCCAAATGTGCCTTGCGATAGCTTGGTCGTAAGATTGGACAAACCAGTCAACGAATAA
- the nhaA gene encoding Na+/H+ antiporter NhaA, translating into MAIRRIKAFFEFEAAGGIVLALAAIAAMIIANSPLSVWYEGFIHAPVAIQIGEFGIAKDAHHWINDGLMAIFFFLVGLELKREVLIGELSNVKQIILPAGAALGGMIFPAIVYLLFNYHEPEFWKGWAIPAATDIAFALGILSLLGSRVPNSLKVFLVSIAIFDDIGAILIIALFYTSELSLQSLAVAGLCLPALYFLNRRNVTRITPYLLIGVIMWIAVLKSGIHATLAGVVLALFIPMFDRTDPEHSPLEELEHDLHNTVAFGILPIFAFANSGISLQGAGLEELFHSVPLGIAAGLFIGKQLGVMIMCWLIFKLGISTMPRGMNFKQIYGAALLCGVGFTMSLFIGGLAFAGDTTMFDERLGIIMGSIVSGIAGYLMLKFSLKENVSGTSVDLTRPH; encoded by the coding sequence ATGGCAATACGAAGGATTAAGGCATTTTTTGAGTTTGAAGCGGCAGGCGGGATTGTTTTGGCATTGGCTGCCATTGCTGCAATGATCATTGCCAACTCCCCTCTGAGTGTTTGGTACGAAGGATTTATACACGCACCTGTCGCCATCCAGATAGGCGAATTCGGTATTGCCAAAGATGCACACCACTGGATCAACGATGGTCTGATGGCGATTTTCTTTTTCTTAGTTGGACTTGAGCTTAAACGTGAAGTTTTGATCGGCGAGCTGTCTAACGTCAAACAAATCATACTGCCAGCTGGTGCTGCTTTGGGCGGTATGATTTTCCCAGCCATTGTTTATTTGCTATTTAACTACCATGAGCCTGAGTTTTGGAAAGGATGGGCCATTCCAGCGGCGACTGATATTGCTTTTGCCCTTGGTATTTTGAGTCTTTTGGGCAGCCGCGTACCCAACTCTTTAAAAGTATTTTTGGTGTCTATTGCGATCTTTGATGACATTGGTGCCATCTTAATCATCGCGCTATTTTATACCAGTGAGTTGTCATTACAATCGTTAGCAGTAGCTGGTTTATGTCTGCCTGCTTTATACTTTTTGAATCGCCGTAACGTCACTAGAATCACGCCTTATTTGCTTATTGGTGTGATTATGTGGATTGCCGTACTCAAATCTGGCATTCACGCAACCTTGGCTGGGGTGGTTTTAGCACTCTTTATTCCAATGTTTGACCGCACCGATCCTGAGCACTCTCCACTTGAAGAGTTAGAACACGACTTACACAACACAGTCGCCTTTGGTATTTTGCCAATCTTTGCTTTTGCAAACTCTGGCATATCCCTCCAAGGTGCTGGTCTTGAGGAATTGTTCCATTCTGTTCCACTTGGTATTGCCGCAGGTCTGTTCATCGGAAAACAGTTAGGCGTTATGATCATGTGCTGGTTAATCTTTAAGCTTGGTATCTCAACCATGCCAAGAGGCATGAATTTTAAGCAAATCTACGGCGCCGCTTTGTTGTGCGGTGTTGGCTTTACGATGAGTTTGTTTATCGGTGGTCTGGCATTCGCAGGCGACACCACGATGTTCGATGAGCGCCTAGGAATTATCATGGGTTCAATCGTTTCTGGTATCGCAGGTTATCTCATGCTCAAATTTAGCTTAAAAGAGAATGTGAGTGGAACCTCTGTAGATTTAACCCGTCCACATTGA
- a CDS encoding universal stress protein codes for MSYQHVLLVTDLMSDADLVAQKAKRILAGAPNAKLSVLHIVEDDMVRFGYELVPSSSLTGDVDGEKWQEARAKLARFLERNELEAVNSEVTAAISNSKGIVNYCHKKDVDLLIIGRHERHGIAAWLVTATADSILPNVPCDSLVVKLNKPVEK; via the coding sequence ATGAGTTACCAACATGTTTTATTGGTCACTGACTTAATGTCCGATGCTGATTTGGTTGCGCAAAAGGCCAAACGTATCCTCGCTGGCGCTCCCAATGCCAAATTGTCTGTGCTGCATATCGTTGAAGATGACATGGTGCGCTTCGGTTATGAGCTTGTCCCTTCGTCCAGCCTCACAGGCGACGTCGATGGCGAAAAGTGGCAAGAAGCACGTGCTAAGCTTGCGCGCTTTCTTGAGCGCAATGAGCTAGAAGCCGTTAACTCTGAGGTAACCGCTGCCATCTCTAACAGTAAGGGTATTGTTAATTACTGTCATAAAAAAGACGTTGATTTACTTATTATTGGACGTCATGAGCGCCATGGTATCGCCGCTTGGTTAGTGACTGCCACGGCAGATAGTATATTGCCAAATGTCCCTTGTGATAGCTTAGTGGTCAAGCTTAATAAGCCTGTAGAAAAATAA
- a CDS encoding insulinase family protein, translated as MTDTLFTADLTLHPAFELIEHRHIEALSMDVLISQHVKTGAMHYHLAHPSDENAFLVGFRTQPMDSKGEAHILEHVALCGSEKFPVRDPFFSMIKRSLNTFMNAMTAADWTAYPYATQNKNDYFNLLAVYLDASFFPNIHPLDFAQEGIRVELDSEDKPHFKGIVFNEMKGAMSGEIDQLYHAVAHHLFPTTTYHYNSGGDPADIPDLTHPELVAFHQSHYHPSNSVIMSFGNIPVAETQTKIHEDALIQFEAGKKHVSRPEQRLSAPISATDTYTADEAGPDQTHHVVAWLLPSITDPKQRLALRLLEGVLVEHSGSPLRAYLDSHPLGKAPSPLLGLDDSHYEMVFYTGLRGSNPEHAEAVEQGIIDLLTKVASEPVDDETIETILHQIEIDQRHIGGDSVPYGLNLMLEGFSTAIHDGNPIDVWEVDEHLQWLREQVKDKAWLPNLIKTHLLDNNHRVRVTLTPDSEKTARLAAAEQTRLDTIAMDLTADDKDILHKQALDLAARQAAPDDLSLLPKVGLEDVPTDISFKQGTQKTVRLSGQDSTLFEYEAGTNGIYYYQVIVPLTDAIGGVNSDQLPVDEVINHPLLPIYLSLLSELGTDSISAHDMQAKQAAHSSGVTARISQRTGIADSQSISSYFVVATRALNRKPEAIDLLKEVMEHSVFSEHDRIKEILQQRQASWQSNLAGSGHSYAMQIASRGMSRQAQLEYVRSGLPALNALKDFLTHASTDDAQWDKLATSLMDLHQRLISLPKHAVIICEAEQTERLSNLIVDSWKDIQAPALAEKLTNSDRGINDNVPSEFADLHLNDVEGESVAVEDLAWLVPTNVYHNASAYTVPAADHPDTAALMVLAPYLRNGYLHSAIRERGGAYGGGAGYDANACAFKFFSYRDPQCAETFAHFDASIEWLLNEPQTDEQLEEAILGIISGMDKPGSPAGEAIKACFADLHRRGADWQRKMRAAILSVTVADLQRVAKQYLQGQEHVRAVLAPYDKESQVKALGFNVCKIKS; from the coding sequence ATGACTGACACGCTATTCACTGCTGACCTGACCCTGCATCCAGCGTTTGAGCTGATTGAGCATCGCCATATTGAGGCGCTTTCGATGGATGTGTTGATCAGTCAACATGTCAAAACAGGTGCAATGCATTATCATTTGGCACACCCAAGTGATGAAAACGCTTTTTTGGTGGGCTTTCGTACCCAGCCCATGGACTCAAAAGGTGAGGCGCACATCCTAGAGCATGTCGCCTTATGTGGTTCTGAAAAATTCCCAGTCCGTGATCCGTTCTTTTCGATGATTAAGCGCTCGCTCAATACTTTTATGAATGCGATGACTGCCGCTGATTGGACGGCATATCCGTATGCCACGCAAAACAAAAACGACTATTTCAATTTGCTTGCGGTCTATCTTGACGCGTCATTTTTTCCCAATATTCATCCGCTTGATTTTGCTCAAGAAGGCATTCGTGTTGAGTTGGATAGCGAGGACAAACCGCATTTTAAGGGTATTGTATTTAATGAGATGAAAGGGGCGATGAGTGGTGAGATTGATCAGCTTTATCATGCTGTCGCTCATCACTTATTCCCAACGACGACGTATCATTACAATTCAGGCGGTGATCCTGCTGATATTCCTGATTTGACACATCCTGAGTTGGTGGCGTTTCATCAAAGCCATTATCATCCATCGAACAGCGTGATCATGAGCTTTGGTAATATTCCAGTGGCTGAGACACAGACCAAGATTCATGAAGATGCGTTGATTCAGTTTGAAGCTGGCAAAAAGCATGTCTCACGTCCAGAGCAGCGCTTGTCTGCGCCAATTAGCGCCACCGATACTTATACCGCTGATGAGGCAGGCCCAGACCAAACGCATCATGTCGTTGCTTGGCTGCTACCGTCTATTACCGATCCAAAGCAGCGTCTGGCGCTCCGTTTATTAGAAGGGGTGTTGGTTGAACATTCAGGCTCACCGCTGCGTGCGTATTTGGACAGCCATCCTCTAGGCAAAGCACCTAGTCCATTACTGGGACTCGATGACAGTCATTACGAAATGGTCTTTTATACCGGTCTACGTGGCTCAAACCCTGAGCATGCCGAAGCGGTCGAGCAGGGCATCATAGATTTGCTGACCAAAGTTGCAAGCGAACCAGTCGATGATGAAACCATCGAAACCATTTTGCATCAGATAGAGATTGATCAACGTCATATCGGTGGTGATAGCGTTCCTTATGGTCTAAACCTAATGCTAGAAGGCTTTAGTACCGCTATCCACGATGGCAACCCTATCGATGTTTGGGAAGTGGATGAGCATCTACAATGGTTACGTGAGCAGGTGAAAGATAAAGCGTGGTTGCCCAATTTAATCAAAACCCATTTGCTCGACAACAATCACCGTGTGCGTGTCACCTTGACGCCAGACAGTGAAAAAACGGCTCGTCTGGCTGCTGCAGAGCAGACCCGTTTAGACACTATCGCGATGGATTTGACGGCTGATGATAAAGACATTTTGCATAAGCAAGCGCTCGATTTGGCTGCGCGCCAAGCAGCGCCGGATGATTTGAGCTTATTGCCAAAAGTGGGTCTAGAAGATGTCCCAACGGACATCAGCTTTAAGCAAGGCACGCAAAAAACGGTACGTTTGAGTGGACAAGACAGCACTTTATTTGAATATGAAGCAGGTACCAATGGTATCTACTATTATCAAGTCATTGTGCCATTGACCGATGCCATTGGTGGCGTCAATAGTGACCAGTTGCCAGTAGATGAGGTGATTAATCATCCATTGCTGCCTATTTATCTAAGTTTATTGTCAGAGCTTGGCACCGACTCGATCAGTGCTCATGACATGCAAGCCAAGCAAGCGGCGCATTCTTCAGGAGTCACTGCCCGTATCAGTCAACGTACCGGCATTGCCGATAGCCAGTCTATCAGCAGCTATTTTGTGGTCGCGACGCGTGCGCTGAATCGTAAACCTGAAGCGATTGATCTGCTCAAAGAAGTCATGGAACATAGTGTCTTTAGTGAGCATGACCGTATCAAAGAGATTTTGCAGCAGCGTCAAGCGAGCTGGCAATCAAACCTTGCTGGTTCCGGACATTCGTATGCCATGCAGATAGCCAGTCGCGGTATGAGTCGTCAAGCGCAGCTAGAGTATGTGCGCAGCGGTCTTCCCGCCTTGAATGCACTGAAAGATTTCTTAACGCATGCGAGTACTGACGATGCGCAATGGGATAAGCTTGCGACCAGCTTGATGGACTTGCATCAGCGTTTGATTAGCTTACCTAAACATGCGGTGATCATTTGTGAAGCCGAGCAAACTGAGCGGTTGAGTAACTTAATTGTCGACAGTTGGAAAGACATCCAAGCACCAGCGCTTGCAGAAAAATTAACCAACTCTGATCGCGGTATTAATGACAATGTCCCAAGCGAGTTTGCAGACTTACATCTAAATGATGTTGAAGGTGAATCAGTAGCGGTTGAAGATTTGGCATGGTTGGTTCCGACCAACGTTTATCATAATGCCAGCGCTTATACGGTACCTGCGGCCGATCATCCTGATACTGCTGCGTTGATGGTACTAGCGCCTTACTTACGAAACGGCTATTTGCACAGTGCCATTCGTGAGCGCGGCGGGGCTTATGGCGGCGGTGCTGGCTATGATGCCAATGCCTGTGCCTTTAAGTTCTTCAGTTATCGTGATCCTCAGTGTGCTGAGACCTTTGCCCATTTTGATGCCAGTATCGAATGGTTGTTAAACGAGCCGCAAACGGATGAGCAGTTAGAAGAGGCCATCCTTGGTATTATCTCTGGTATGGATAAACCTGGCTCTCCTGCAGGGGAGGCAATCAAAGCCTGTTTTGCTGACTTGCATCGTCGCGGTGCAGACTGGCAGCGCAAAATGCGTGCGGCCATCTTGTCCGTGACCGTTGCTGATTTGCAGCGTGTTGCCAAACAATACTTGCAAGGACAAGAGCATGTACGTGCGGTTCTAGCGCCTTATGACAAAGAAAGTCAGGTAAAAGCATTGGGCTTTAATGTGTGTAAAATTAAAAGCTAA
- a CDS encoding oxygenase MpaB family protein, giving the protein MDSTDFSDKANRASAISSEQKSSAEPYQRHGRTTALDDHSDLQVLKRVKRYLLPKNFVISHDLLDEMVAGYDIGDPLADALAADGIRFVKPLQQHIISNNSDDVLKNNANFRALTEQFSCHPDWFDLKLAHIGAVAYRRYPLMLIWLLRNVALMAGYSIPALSLPLIQTGALMHDALPRLMRTYAYILAVSEHPQSNMSAHPNRPPIEQVLAIGSEGWRQSITVRQIHTLVRQNLLKGKRNAANGIITEADQHHNPDGSWNTAYWGVPINQTDMIATHLQFSLLIMRGLRLLGARISKEEAAGILHLWNLASYWMGVDLQRLPKDEAACWEWLYTYLSIQQLDFKMGQPLAKALHDLPRQLMGEDNRRGRFVEMVNASVTRTLVGDDIGDGLDLPKSKIRFGVLSSVPILFALDTARQHNRSIDKKLEAFRAQRQDNMNWWLKKNDDYYK; this is encoded by the coding sequence ATGGATTCTACAGATTTCAGTGATAAAGCAAATCGTGCATCTGCCATCTCTTCAGAACAAAAGAGCTCGGCAGAACCTTATCAGCGTCATGGACGTACAACGGCTCTTGACGACCATAGCGATCTACAAGTTCTAAAACGCGTGAAACGCTATTTATTGCCGAAAAACTTTGTCATCTCGCACGATTTATTAGACGAGATGGTGGCTGGTTACGATATTGGTGATCCGCTCGCAGATGCACTAGCCGCTGATGGCATTCGCTTTGTTAAGCCATTACAACAGCACATTATCAGTAACAACAGCGACGATGTACTCAAAAACAATGCCAATTTTCGGGCATTGACAGAGCAATTTAGCTGCCATCCTGATTGGTTCGATCTCAAGCTTGCACACATTGGAGCAGTTGCTTACCGACGTTATCCCTTGATGTTGATTTGGCTATTGCGTAATGTTGCCCTGATGGCAGGCTATAGCATTCCTGCCCTCTCCCTTCCTCTGATTCAGACTGGTGCACTGATGCATGATGCGCTACCGCGGCTGATGCGTACCTACGCTTATATTTTAGCGGTCTCTGAGCATCCTCAATCAAACATGAGCGCGCACCCCAATCGTCCACCGATTGAGCAAGTACTGGCCATTGGTTCTGAAGGCTGGCGACAATCTATCACGGTTCGACAGATTCATACCTTGGTACGTCAAAACTTACTCAAAGGTAAACGCAATGCTGCCAACGGTATCATCACTGAAGCCGACCAGCACCACAATCCTGATGGCAGCTGGAATACAGCATATTGGGGCGTGCCGATTAATCAAACTGATATGATTGCCACCCATTTACAGTTTTCGCTATTAATTATGCGCGGACTACGGCTGCTTGGTGCCCGCATTAGTAAAGAGGAAGCGGCAGGTATTTTGCATCTGTGGAATTTGGCCAGCTATTGGATGGGCGTTGATTTGCAGCGCTTACCGAAAGATGAGGCGGCTTGCTGGGAGTGGTTGTATACGTATCTGTCGATTCAGCAGCTTGATTTTAAGATGGGACAGCCACTGGCAAAAGCCTTGCACGACTTACCACGTCAGCTCATGGGGGAAGACAACCGCCGAGGTCGCTTCGTTGAGATGGTCAATGCCAGCGTGACGCGTACTCTAGTCGGCGATGACATTGGTGACGGACTGGATTTACCAAAATCAAAAATACGGTTTGGTGTCCTGTCCTCAGTGCCTATCTTGTTTGCGCTTGATACCGCCCGCCAGCACAATCGCAGCATTGATAAAAAATTAGAAGCTTTTCGTGCCCAGCGTCAAGACAACATGAATTGGTGGCTAAAGAAAAACGATGACTACTATAAATAA
- a CDS encoding NUDIX hydrolase: protein MGYCLQCGHKAERKIPPTDNVPRLVCPNCHYIHYENPKVICGSLVIHENRVLLCRRAIEPQYGLWTLPAGFMENGETMAEGAARESYEEAEAVVINPRLYCLYDIPDIGQIYSIYLTELKDGAYGIGSESLDCALFKEEDIPWDEIAFEAVRRTLNSYFEDRKTFDTYAQFPVHQDYIGKDQSIKRY from the coding sequence ATGGGCTATTGTCTACAATGCGGTCATAAAGCAGAACGCAAAATACCACCCACAGATAATGTACCGCGTTTGGTATGTCCCAATTGCCACTATATTCATTATGAAAACCCAAAAGTAATCTGTGGCTCACTTGTGATTCATGAAAACCGAGTGCTTCTGTGTCGCCGTGCCATCGAACCACAATATGGACTTTGGACCTTGCCAGCCGGATTTATGGAAAATGGCGAAACCATGGCTGAAGGAGCGGCACGTGAGAGCTATGAAGAGGCAGAAGCAGTGGTTATCAACCCGCGCTTATACTGTCTGTATGACATCCCTGATATCGGTCAAATCTATAGTATCTATCTAACAGAGTTAAAAGACGGCGCGTATGGTATCGGCTCTGAGAGTCTTGACTGTGCGTTGTTTAAAGAAGAAGACATTCCATGGGATGAGATTGCTTTTGAAGCAGTACGTCGCACGCTAAACAGCTACTTTGAAGACCGTAAAACGTTCGATACATATGCTCAATTTCCGGTTCATCAAGACTATATAGGCAAAGATCAAAGTATTAAACGCTATTGA
- a CDS encoding NUDIX hydrolase, producing MTIPNNLDVFNKFSVAVPTFIRYPTLRKLAERVQQETVTAINHPIRHNDHNTSYSARVLDSLYQTPIADASVLVAITHERHPKLLLTRRAAHMNSHAGEVSCVGGKHDQGDGNNVITALREACEETALPPSKVQLLGQLPIQTSKSGLTVRPIVALIAPDLVLVPELGEISRIFWADFESLLTQPTVEYAVEYTMQEQTSTLLTPSWQVDGETVWGLTGRVIASLLETGFDRQLDWYYHVQNTRL from the coding sequence ATGACCATACCCAACAATCTTGATGTCTTTAATAAATTTAGCGTGGCTGTACCAACGTTTATTCGCTATCCCACACTCAGAAAGTTGGCCGAACGCGTACAGCAAGAAACCGTCACTGCCATCAATCATCCAATACGCCACAACGATCACAACACTTCTTATAGTGCGCGTGTCTTAGACAGTCTATATCAGACACCGATTGCAGATGCCTCGGTATTGGTGGCGATCACTCATGAGCGTCATCCAAAATTGCTACTCACGCGCCGCGCTGCCCATATGAATAGTCATGCTGGTGAAGTGTCTTGTGTAGGCGGTAAACACGATCAGGGTGATGGCAATAATGTCATCACGGCTTTGCGTGAAGCGTGCGAAGAAACCGCTCTACCACCAAGCAAGGTGCAATTGCTCGGTCAGCTGCCTATACAAACCTCCAAAAGTGGTCTGACAGTACGGCCAATTGTGGCATTGATTGCACCCGATTTGGTATTGGTGCCCGAACTTGGGGAAATCTCTCGCATATTTTGGGCAGATTTTGAGTCGCTACTCACTCAGCCGACTGTCGAGTATGCCGTTGAATACACCATGCAAGAGCAGACGTCGACCCTGCTTACGCCAAGCTGGCAAGTGGATGGAGAAACCGTTTGGGGTTTGACAGGGCGTGTCATCGCCAGCCTATTAGAAACTGGCTTTGATCGGCAGCTTGATTGGTATTATCATGTCCAGAATACACGCTTGTAA
- a CDS encoding SDR family oxidoreductase, translating into MTDQIDSMMPPAEYINDSYKGSGKLADKRVLITGGDSGIGRAVAFHMAREGAKVAILYHSDEESANETREGIEAEGADALVLQGDTADSNSCKEAVEAVVAQWGGIDVLVNNAGMQKPYHDLSEVSDEDWQQHFDVNMSGMFYATRAALEHMKEGDSIINTTSVNAYVGNDVLVPYTATKGAIVGYTRALSQQLLNRGIRVNQVAPGPVVSEIQLVFKDFDKDILESMSSPMGRMGQPREMGPAYVFLACQDSSFVTGQTLHINGGMITNG; encoded by the coding sequence ATGACAGACCAAATCGACAGCATGATGCCACCTGCTGAATATATCAATGATAGTTACAAAGGCTCAGGCAAACTGGCTGACAAACGTGTTTTAATCACTGGCGGAGACAGTGGTATCGGACGTGCCGTTGCTTTTCATATGGCACGCGAAGGTGCCAAAGTCGCCATCCTTTATCATTCTGACGAAGAAAGCGCAAATGAGACGCGTGAGGGCATCGAAGCGGAAGGCGCAGACGCTCTAGTGTTGCAAGGTGATACGGCAGACAGTAACAGTTGTAAAGAAGCGGTAGAAGCGGTCGTGGCACAATGGGGCGGCATTGATGTATTAGTAAATAACGCTGGTATGCAAAAGCCGTATCATGATTTATCGGAAGTCAGCGATGAGGATTGGCAGCAGCACTTTGATGTCAATATGTCAGGAATGTTTTATGCGACCCGCGCCGCTCTTGAGCACATGAAAGAAGGCGACAGTATCATTAATACGACGTCCGTTAATGCGTATGTCGGCAATGATGTTTTGGTACCTTATACCGCGACCAAAGGCGCTATCGTCGGCTATACCCGCGCACTATCGCAACAACTCCTTAATCGCGGCATTCGTGTCAATCAGGTTGCACCAGGCCCTGTGGTGAGTGAGATTCAACTGGTATTTAAAGATTTTGATAAAGATATTTTAGAGTCGATGTCTTCACCAATGGGCCGTATGGGTCAGCCACGCGAGATGGGGCCTGCCTATGTATTTCTTGCTTGCCAAGACAGTAGCTTTGTGACGGGTCAAACGCTCCATATCAATGGAGGCATGATTACCAATGGCTGA
- a CDS encoding serine hydrolase domain-containing protein yields the protein MLTLLQRSLSLLSFTPLLPLTIAMTLLSTTSHANDTPLTAKQSDPQALGWMQGFPPPNDKLIAQPSSDFFSFPKLRWTVCHIRELMPTTEVSRGIGAPSKLNYELDKNIDAITFTPTGSNRSMTWQESLDANYTDGIMILHHGKVVYERQNGCLNELGQHAAMSMTKSMTGLLAEILVTEGKLDDDALVASIIPELADSGFGDATVRQVMDMTTALDYSEDYADPNADIWKYSEAASPLPKPKDYDGPNGYFEYLQTVKKKGEHGNAFNYQTINSDTLGWIIARTTGKAVNNLLSERIWQKIGAEQSAYMTVDAKGTPFAGGGISAGLHDMARIGSLMLNKGEINGERLFPAAVVEHIEAGGDKAAFAKANYKQLKNGSYKSMWWSYDNPTPVYSARGVHGQRIYIDPAADMVIVRFASHPDASNSKNDPTTIPAFKAVANYLIKK from the coding sequence ATGCTGACTTTGTTGCAACGTTCCTTATCGCTATTATCATTCACTCCTTTATTGCCACTGACCATCGCCATGACATTGCTCAGTACAACTAGTCATGCAAATGACACACCACTTACTGCCAAACAATCAGATCCACAGGCGCTTGGTTGGATGCAAGGTTTTCCGCCGCCCAATGACAAGCTGATAGCGCAGCCGTCCTCTGATTTTTTTAGTTTTCCAAAGCTACGTTGGACAGTTTGTCACATTCGTGAGCTGATGCCGACCACCGAAGTCAGTCGCGGTATCGGTGCACCCTCCAAACTCAACTATGAGCTGGATAAAAATATCGATGCCATTACCTTTACTCCCACTGGTAGTAATCGCTCGATGACATGGCAGGAATCATTGGACGCCAACTATACGGACGGCATTATGATCTTGCATCACGGTAAGGTGGTATATGAGCGTCAAAATGGCTGTCTCAATGAGCTTGGCCAACATGCTGCGATGTCGATGACCAAATCGATGACAGGGCTATTGGCAGAGATTCTCGTGACCGAAGGAAAGCTTGACGATGACGCATTGGTTGCTTCTATTATTCCTGAGTTAGCAGATAGCGGCTTTGGAGATGCAACCGTACGTCAAGTCATGGATATGACCACCGCACTGGACTATAGCGAAGACTATGCCGACCCCAATGCGGATATTTGGAAATATTCAGAAGCGGCCAGCCCACTACCGAAACCCAAAGATTATGACGGGCCTAATGGCTATTTTGAATACCTTCAAACGGTCAAGAAAAAAGGCGAGCATGGGAATGCCTTTAACTATCAAACCATTAACAGCGATACGCTGGGTTGGATCATTGCGCGTACCACTGGCAAAGCGGTCAATAACCTACTCTCTGAGCGCATCTGGCAAAAAATCGGCGCTGAACAGAGTGCCTATATGACGGTTGATGCCAAAGGTACGCCATTTGCAGGCGGTGGTATCAGTGCAGGCTTGCATGATATGGCACGCATTGGTAGCCTCATGCTGAATAAAGGCGAGATTAACGGTGAGCGTCTGTTTCCAGCAGCTGTAGTAGAGCATATCGAAGCTGGCGGCGACAAGGCTGCTTTTGCCAAGGCAAATTATAAACAACTCAAAAATGGCAGCTATAAAAGTATGTGGTGGTCATACGACAATCCTACACCTGTCTATTCGGCTCGCGGTGTCCATGGTCAAAGGATTTATATTGATCCAGCGGCTGACATGGTCATCGTCCGTTTTGCCTCGCATCCTGATGCCAGTAATAGCAAAAATGACCCGACTACCATTCCTGCTTTTAAAGCAGTCGCTAATTACTTAATAAAGAAGTAA